From one Mytilus edulis chromosome 1, xbMytEdul2.2, whole genome shotgun sequence genomic stretch:
- the LOC139527565 gene encoding uncharacterized protein, which translates to MDSKLKSVRAGHKGAITKLLVKFDELKSKTDTEVDEVKALDDAVTQKQKTLIDLNNRLLEQTSEENLEQEITDSDEYMYELDCKIRQIRKFIKSFETNTIISHDAVCPSTSRLNPDAYNFTHEARVDMNTCAIDSMNQQYSIHAPAVYTSPSENVMFQVPSKPRSSKTNYHRLPKLDLPNFNGDILKWQTFWYCFESSIHYNDTLTPIQKFNYLKAQLEGSAAQTVEGFALTNGNYKTAVNLLRDRFGQHSKMVHDYMKALMNLPTPTNDAFSLRSYGDKLESYVRGLKSLGQTPEMYGSLLVPAVLDKLPIDIRKNIAREHGRDNLILDNLRKSITKEIDILEAGEGVTDSDRLYATAFFMGTQSHSYKSKFTDTHEKKNTRTCIFCSGEHYPTECSEVTDANTRNQIVKQKQLCFNCLGSHRVAACKCTKRCKNCNGMHHTSICKGKEVIPGTTPEPAIQQSAINEVETPNETRVMYSSQQSHNILLKTATAPVVYNDQEVECNILFDEGAQRSFITQKLADKLEIKPTEKVSIQLSPFVDLSQKDRNLDTATIQLQTDTGENMVINTLIVPEIAVPIHYSISQTTRSLPHLSGLKLAHSVHSGDRFEINLLIGADHYWDIIEDKVIRGNGPTAVQSKIGYLLSGLINRSINQPSTVLVNVITDKNKAIENEKGYSTERLLGNMTIQMIYLQEDQKTHRNGSYKVDRTSTNLRKLSKEVTCYLDRLNKHTLNFWSQ; encoded by the coding sequence ATGGATTCAAAGCTGAAGTCAGTTCGTGCTGGACACAAAGGCGCCATCACGAAGCTACTGGTGAAATTCGACGAGTTAAAGTCAAAAACAGACACAGAAGTTGACGAAGTGAAAGCCCTTGATGATGCCGTCACGCAGAAACAGAAAACATTGATTGACCTGAATAACAGACTTTTGGAACAGACATCGGAGGAAAATCTGGAGCAAGAAATCACCGACTCAGATGAGTATATGTACGAACTTGATTGCAAAATTAGACAAATTCGGAAATTTATTAAGTCCTTTGAAACAAATACTATAATTTCGCATGATGCTGTTTGTCCTTCAACGAGCAGACTTAACCCAGACGCATATAATTTCACACACGAAGCTAGAGTTGATATGAACACATGTGCAATAGATTCTATGAACCAGCAGTATTCAATTCACGCCCCTGCAGTGTATACCAGTCCGTCAGAGAATGTCATGTTTCAAGTCCCGTCAAAACCGAGATCTTCAAAAACTAATTACCATAGGCTTCCAAAGTTAGACTTACCCAATTTTAATGGAGATATTCTCAAGTGGCAGACATTTTGGTATTGTTTCGAGTCATCTATACACTACAACGACACATTAACGCCAATCCAAAAGTTTAACTATCTTAAAGCCCAGCTTGAGGGAAGCGCCGCGCAAACAGTAGAGGGATTCGCTTTGACTAATGGTAACTACAAAACCGCAGTCAACCTTCTCAGAGATAGGTTCGGACAACATAGCAAAATGGTCCATGATTACATGAAAGCACTCATGAACTTACCCACACCGACAAATGATGCATTTAGCTTGAGGTCTTACGGAGACAAACTTGAATCATATGTGAGAGGTTTAAAGTCACTTGGTCAAACACCAGAGATGTATGGTTCGCTTTTGGTACCTGCAGTTTTGGACAAGTTACCGATTGACATAAGAAAGAATATTGCAAGAGAACACGGAAGAGATAATTTGATATTAGATAATCTACGCAAATCTATAACTAAAGAGATCGACATACTCGAAGCTGGAGAAGGAGTCACAGATTCAGACAGATTGTACGCTACTGCATTTTTTATGGGTACGCAATCACATTCATACAAGAGCAAATTCACAGACACACATGAGAAGAAAAATACGCGTACATGTATTTTCTGTTCAGGTGAGCACTATCCGACGGAGTGCTCTGAAGTTACAGACGCAAACACaagaaatcaaattgtaaaacagaaacagttatgCTTTAACTGTTTAGGGTCACACCGAGTGGCCGCATGCAAGTGTACTAAACGATGTAAAAATTGCAACGGAATGCATCATACAAGCATATGTAAAGGTAAAGAGGTAATTCCAGGTACGACACCGGAGCCTGCAATACAACAGTCAGCAATAAACGAAGTTGAAACACCAAACGAGACTAGAGTAATGTATTCATCACAACAGAGTCACAACATTCTCCTGAAAACAGCAACTGCACCAGTTGTATATAACGACCAAGAAGTAGAATGTAACATCTTATTTGACGAGGGAGCACAGCGTTCTTTTATAACTCAGAAATTAGCtgataaattagaaataaaaccCACAGAAAAAGTAAGCATTCAACTCTCTCCGTTCGTAGATTTATCTCAGAAAGATCGCAACTTAGACACTGCAACAATACAGCTACAGACCGACACGGGAGAAAATATGGTTATTAACACGCTTATTGTTCCGGAAATTGCCGTTCCGATTCACTACAGTATTTCACAAACTACAAGGAGCTTGCCACATTTGAGCGGACTTAAACTTGCACATTCTGTGCATAGTGGAGATCGTTTTGAAATCAACTTACTCATAGGCGCCGACCACTATTGGGACATTATCGAGGACAAAGTAATTAGAGGAAACGGACCCACCGCTGTTCAGTCAAAGATCGGATATCTATTATCAGGACTGATCAATAGAAGCATCAACCAGCCGTCAACAGTTCTTGTTAACGTCATTACAGACAAGAACAAAGCTATTGAAAACGAGAAAGGCTATTCCACAGAAAGGTTGCTTGGAAACATGACCATCCAGATGATATACCTTCAGGAAGACCAGAAAACCcatcgcaatggctcgtacaaagtaGATCGTACATCAACCAATTTGAGGAAACTCTCCAAGGAAGTAACTTGCTACCTAGACCGCCTGAACAAACACACCCTCAACTTTTGGAGTCAAtaa